A genomic segment from Bacteroidota bacterium encodes:
- a CDS encoding DUF5004 domain-containing protein yields the protein MKKAIIIASIFLGIIACKKDIKDLGTPSSKVDGLQAKWVLKRCSMVDEVSLTKETIKMGDYFTVKNIAYTQPNIKFETLNGSRVYTVDTTNVLVNFFQTPTGAWNFDSDEFPTEIVFTPTGGTAFTLPLGGSIRTVDQVLKLRKPVYCGGELKFSYVLEFERN from the coding sequence ATGAAAAAAGCGATAATAATAGCAAGTATATTTTTAGGCATAATAGCTTGCAAAAAAGATATAAAAGACCTTGGCACACCATCGAGTAAAGTTGACGGATTGCAAGCCAAATGGGTGTTAAAAAGATGTTCAATGGTGGATGAAGTTTCGTTAACCAAAGAAACCATAAAAATGGGCGATTACTTTACCGTAAAAAACATTGCCTACACACAGCCCAATATTAAGTTTGAAACACTTAACGGAAGCAGAGTGTATACAGTTGATACTACTAACGTATTGGTTAATTTTTTCCAGACACCAACAGGCGCATGGAATTTTGACAGCGATGAATTTCCAACAGAAATAGTATTTACACCAACAGGCGGCACTGCATTTACATTGCCACTTGGAGGGTCAATAAGAACGGTAGACCAGGTTTTAAAACTACGTAAACCCGTTTATTGTGGTGGAGAGTTAAAGTTTTCTTATGTTTTAGAGTTTGAAAGAAATTAA
- a CDS encoding phosphatase PAP2 family protein, with amino-acid sequence MKYITHLGEGWLAVPVCLFILYKDRNLGIAISLICISSALITQFNKHFVFDNALRPSLLLKEFNLHFVEGVEVLEYHSFPSGHTTAAFAVFSTLAFIYTKPKFQIAFLALAIIIAFSRIYLLQHFLRDTIVGSLIGFLTAFILFWILVEKKEVLKSNSSNV; translated from the coding sequence ATGAAATATATTACCCACTTAGGTGAGGGTTGGTTAGCTGTTCCGGTTTGTTTGTTTATACTTTATAAGGATAGGAATTTAGGCATAGCCATTTCATTAATTTGTATTTCCAGTGCACTTATCACCCAGTTTAACAAACATTTTGTTTTTGACAATGCTTTGCGCCCCTCACTTTTATTGAAAGAGTTTAACCTGCATTTTGTAGAAGGTGTTGAAGTATTAGAGTATCATAGTTTTCCTTCGGGGCATACCACAGCTGCATTTGCTGTATTCTCCACATTGGCTTTTATTTATACCAAACCCAAATTTCAAATTGCTTTTTTAGCACTCGCTATTATCATTGCCTTTTCGCGCATTTATTTATTACAACATTTTTTACGCGATACCATTGTAGGATCCTTAATTGGTTTTTTAACAGCATTTATTTTATTTTGGATATTGGTAGAAAAAAAAGAAGTGCTTAAAAGCAACAGTAGCAATGTATAA
- a CDS encoding SusC/RagA family TonB-linked outer membrane protein — protein MKRKLLVLFVGIFIVSVSFAQSIKGKIEDEKKQPVVGATAIIDGTKKGGYTDAEGLFEIKDVLPGTYKLKISSLGFNTIYKDVEVTATGAFVALSMKEDQKKLDEVVVVGYGVQRKREVTGSIAKISGRELNDMPVPSFESALQGKLAGVNVTTGSGLAGSGAVVRIRGIASIGAGGDPLYVVDGIPITQDYFLNGNSGGMNNNPLASINPNDIESIDVLKDAGASAIYGSRGANGVILITTKRGRKGSKKGPSVNFTATMGTSQPTALPNMLNTQQYLQLRQEAWENDGGTGRVWLPGYSSAQSTAAAREAAYLKASQYNTDWVKLTTRVGFKQNYDLSVSDVFKKVSYYAGVSYSNNESFLVGNSYNRLAGRLNLDFKVSKKIKVSTNSSLAQGNNFRVNSGWAGGLGAAMSEALPIYPVKFGGPNGDSAYFRGGVNPIIAQEQKTWRVGETRTINNIAVDYNPIKNLYFRAQGGYDYMQLLDDQYDSPQLLNIADSAGGNANRTATFTNNLNYFITGTYNYNPTDNHKFSFMLGNEFQKSTASTRTQRTEHTSGPFYEKEPDSLYANQTAPGNAWAFLSYFSRINYSYKDKYFAQVILRADWSSRFGENYRVAFMPAVSASWVLSEEKFLRTNKTISFLKLRASAGRSGNSNINGNARFLTFRTDGLYNQQAITYPTQAPNENLRWETSLIWDAGVELGLFNDRIFTTVDYFDRRVTDAIIENLAISPSTGMDQYTANVGKITNRGLEFGIKTRNLVGKFRWSTDFNITKIWNSIDDIGAYSQDAVSGGTNDTRPIIGSPIGTNYLVRFSHIDKATGLPVYLDVNGNQTSTWDINNRVGVGSVLPDASGGMTNTFSYKGFDLSVLINFVIGGNIYESSAKRQLGVVSNWNMRTDLFDRWQKPGDDAQFARLTLNEANYGSNTVWINTDQFLYSASFARLRNVTLAYNLQPKAIKKLKYCRSVRMAIIATNILTITKYPGLDPEIARDFENATDRNMSPNITYLTPPQERTYSFQINIGFN, from the coding sequence ATGAAGAGAAAATTACTAGTATTATTTGTAGGTATTTTTATTGTTTCTGTATCCTTTGCGCAGAGTATTAAAGGAAAAATAGAAGATGAAAAAAAACAACCGGTAGTTGGAGCTACAGCTATTATTGATGGCACAAAAAAGGGTGGGTACACTGATGCCGAGGGTCTTTTTGAAATTAAAGATGTGCTGCCCGGGACTTACAAATTAAAAATTTCAAGTTTAGGCTTTAATACCATTTACAAAGATGTAGAAGTTACCGCAACAGGTGCTTTTGTTGCTTTATCGATGAAGGAAGACCAAAAGAAACTGGATGAGGTGGTAGTAGTTGGTTATGGTGTACAAAGAAAGCGTGAAGTAACAGGCTCCATAGCAAAAATTAGCGGAAGAGAATTAAATGACATGCCTGTACCTAGTTTCGAATCAGCATTACAAGGAAAACTAGCCGGTGTAAATGTAACTACGGGAAGTGGTTTAGCCGGTTCTGGAGCTGTAGTTAGGATTAGAGGTATAGCTTCCATTGGTGCTGGTGGCGATCCTTTATATGTTGTTGATGGAATTCCGATTACACAAGATTACTTTTTAAATGGCAATAGTGGGGGAATGAATAACAATCCTTTGGCTTCTATAAATCCGAACGATATAGAAAGTATCGATGTTTTGAAAGATGCGGGAGCAAGTGCTATTTATGGTTCGAGGGGAGCTAATGGCGTTATATTAATTACTACCAAACGCGGTAGAAAAGGTAGTAAAAAAGGACCGAGTGTTAATTTTACAGCTACCATGGGAACATCGCAACCAACAGCTTTGCCTAATATGTTAAATACACAACAATATTTACAATTACGTCAGGAAGCTTGGGAAAACGATGGCGGAACAGGCAGAGTTTGGTTACCGGGTTATTCATCAGCTCAGTCAACAGCAGCAGCACGAGAAGCAGCCTATTTAAAAGCAAGTCAATACAATACTGATTGGGTAAAATTAACTACACGCGTTGGCTTTAAACAAAACTATGATTTATCGGTAAGTGATGTGTTTAAAAAAGTAAGTTATTATGCCGGAGTTTCTTACAGCAACAACGAAAGTTTTTTAGTAGGTAATAGTTACAATAGGCTTGCCGGCCGATTAAATTTGGATTTTAAAGTTAGTAAGAAAATAAAAGTTTCGACCAATTCAAGCTTGGCACAAGGTAATAATTTCCGTGTTAACAGCGGTTGGGCCGGAGGTTTGGGGGCTGCTATGAGTGAGGCATTGCCTATTTATCCGGTAAAATTTGGCGGACCTAATGGAGATAGTGCTTATTTCAGGGGTGGCGTAAACCCTATAATAGCGCAAGAACAAAAAACATGGAGAGTGGGTGAAACCAGGACCATTAACAATATAGCTGTTGATTACAACCCAATAAAAAATTTATACTTTAGAGCGCAGGGTGGTTATGATTACATGCAATTGTTAGATGACCAATACGATAGCCCGCAATTATTAAACATTGCCGATTCCGCAGGAGGTAATGCTAACAGAACGGCTACTTTCACTAATAATTTAAATTACTTTATTACCGGAACTTATAATTACAACCCAACGGACAATCATAAGTTTAGTTTTATGTTGGGTAATGAGTTTCAGAAATCAACCGCTTCAACCAGAACACAAAGAACAGAACATACATCAGGTCCTTTTTACGAAAAAGAACCTGATTCGTTATATGCTAACCAAACAGCTCCCGGTAATGCATGGGCTTTTTTAAGCTACTTTAGCCGTATTAATTACTCATATAAAGACAAGTATTTTGCACAGGTAATTTTACGTGCAGACTGGTCATCACGTTTTGGCGAAAACTACCGCGTTGCATTTATGCCGGCTGTTTCGGCCAGTTGGGTTTTAAGTGAAGAAAAGTTCTTACGCACCAATAAGACCATTTCATTTTTAAAATTACGTGCCAGTGCCGGAAGAAGCGGTAACTCCAATATAAATGGAAATGCTCGTTTCTTAACATTCAGAACAGATGGTTTGTATAACCAACAAGCCATTACTTATCCAACGCAAGCACCTAATGAAAATTTACGTTGGGAAACATCGTTAATTTGGGATGCGGGCGTAGAGTTGGGTTTATTTAACGATAGAATTTTTACTACTGTTGATTATTTTGATAGAAGAGTAACCGATGCTATTATTGAAAATTTAGCTATCTCTCCTTCAACAGGTATGGATCAATACACAGCCAACGTAGGTAAAATAACCAACAGAGGGTTAGAGTTTGGAATTAAAACAAGAAACCTGGTTGGTAAATTCAGATGGAGTACAGACTTTAACATTACCAAAATATGGAATTCAATTGATGATATAGGTGCTTACTCGCAAGATGCTGTTAGTGGAGGAACCAACGATACACGCCCAATTATTGGAAGCCCGATTGGTACTAATTATTTAGTAAGATTTAGCCATATAGATAAAGCTACGGGATTACCAGTATATTTAGACGTAAATGGTAACCAAACAAGTACCTGGGATATTAATAACAGGGTAGGCGTTGGGAGTGTTTTACCGGATGCTTCAGGTGGTATGACCAATACCTTTTCGTACAAAGGTTTTGATTTAAGCGTATTGATAAACTTTGTTATTGGTGGTAATATATATGAATCGTCAGCTAAACGACAATTAGGAGTAGTTTCTAACTGGAATATGAGAACAGATTTATTTGACAGATGGCAAAAACCTGGCGATGATGCCCAGTTTGCCAGATTAACTTTAAACGAAGCCAATTATGGGTCAAATACAGTATGGATTAATACTGACCAGTTTTTATACAGTGCTTCATTTGCCAGGTTACGTAACGTAACATTGGCTTATAATTTACAACCCAAAGCTATTAAAAAATTAAAATACTGCCGCTCTGTTCGTATGGCAATTATTGCAACTAATATTTTAACCATTACCAAATATCCGGGCTTAGATCCTGAGATAGCGCGTGATTTCGAAAATGCGACAGATAGAAATATGAGTCCGAATATTACTTATTTAACTCCGCCACAAGAGCGTACTTATTCATTTCAAATAAATATTGGATTTAACTAG
- the uvrA gene encoding excinuclease ABC subunit UvrA, which produces MSQSNNKNIVIKGARVHNLKNIDVNIKRNAITVVTGVSGSGKSSLVFDTLYAEGQRRYVESLSAYARQFLGKMNKPDVDYIHGISPSIAIEQKVNTRNPRSTVATSTEIYDYLKLLFARIGVTFSPISGQVVKRHTIEDVVHHILSLPDSTKAYLLVEIKTEASELKKKLEVYLQTGFNRLWVNEEVIDIEDYIAGQNKIVTPKTKKGKAQDGEIVSTAPLFLLIDRFAVVQDDEDFLNRISDSIQTAFFEGEGECVLNVLTENNTYESTIFNNKFELDGIKFEEPSANFFSFNNPYGACKTCEGFGNVIGIDEDLVVPDKGLSIFEDAIVPWKGEKMQEWKQSFLQYVRKNDFPIHKPYFQLTQKQKDFLWRGEKAWAGIDGFFKELEKQTYKIQYRVMLARYRGKTTCYDCRGTRLRNDANNVRLISATDYAQLNQLKVTDEHMSLSVLMLMSIDDCVAYFKQLTLSETHSKIAQRILTEITSRLNFLQNVGLGYLSLNRLSNTLSGGETQRINLATSLGSSLVGSLYILDEPSIGLHPRDTENLIKVLHTLCNIGNTVVVVEHDEEIMQTADEIIDIGPLAGIHGGHKVSQGNIDFIKNDKNSLTGKYLSNVERIEVPGKRRKWKDAIEIKGARQHNLKGFDVKFPLHTFTVVTGVSGSGKTTLIKKILYPAVQKHLGNYSGEKTGAHESITGSIKSITQVEMIDQNPIGKSSRSNPITYIKAYDAIRDLYAQLPISKARGFKPQHFSFNVEGGRCETCQGEGEVTIEMQFMADIHLTCEECKGQRFKEEVLDAKHNGKSISDLLSLSVDEALEFFHDETSIANKIKPLSDVGLGYIKLGQSSNTLSGGEAQRVKLASFLGKRNSTEHILFIFDEPTTGLHFNDIKKLLASFNALIDQGHSIIVIEHNMDVAKCADWIIDLGPQAGENGGNLVFAGLPEDLINNTESYTAQYLKTKLV; this is translated from the coding sequence ATGAGTCAGTCAAACAATAAAAACATAGTTATTAAGGGCGCTCGCGTTCATAATTTAAAAAATATAGATGTTAACATTAAACGAAATGCTATAACCGTTGTTACCGGTGTTTCGGGTTCAGGCAAATCAAGTCTGGTATTTGATACCCTATATGCCGAGGGACAAAGAAGGTATGTAGAAAGTCTTTCCGCTTATGCACGCCAGTTTTTAGGTAAAATGAATAAGCCTGATGTTGACTATATTCATGGCATTTCACCATCTATAGCTATAGAACAAAAAGTAAATACACGCAATCCGCGTTCTACCGTAGCAACCTCTACCGAAATATACGATTATTTAAAGCTGTTATTTGCCCGTATTGGTGTAACTTTTTCACCTATAAGCGGTCAGGTGGTAAAACGCCATACCATTGAAGATGTAGTTCATCATATTTTATCGTTACCCGATTCCACCAAAGCTTATTTGTTAGTGGAGATAAAAACAGAAGCTTCCGAGTTAAAGAAAAAATTAGAAGTTTATCTGCAAACAGGTTTTAACAGGTTATGGGTAAACGAAGAAGTAATTGATATTGAAGATTATATTGCTGGTCAAAATAAAATAGTCACACCAAAAACAAAAAAAGGTAAAGCTCAAGATGGTGAGATAGTATCAACCGCTCCATTGTTTTTATTGATAGATCGTTTTGCAGTTGTGCAGGATGATGAAGATTTTTTAAACCGTATTTCAGATTCCATACAAACTGCATTTTTTGAAGGGGAGGGCGAATGTGTTTTAAATGTATTGACAGAAAACAATACCTACGAAAGCACCATTTTTAACAATAAATTTGAGCTGGACGGAATAAAATTTGAAGAACCAAGTGCTAATTTCTTTAGCTTTAACAATCCTTATGGTGCCTGTAAAACATGCGAAGGTTTTGGTAATGTAATTGGTATTGATGAAGATTTAGTTGTTCCGGATAAAGGCTTATCAATTTTTGAAGATGCTATTGTGCCCTGGAAAGGTGAAAAAATGCAAGAGTGGAAACAATCGTTTTTACAATACGTGCGTAAAAATGATTTCCCTATTCATAAGCCTTACTTTCAATTAACCCAAAAACAAAAAGATTTTTTATGGCGGGGAGAAAAAGCCTGGGCCGGTATAGATGGATTTTTTAAAGAGCTAGAAAAACAAACCTATAAAATTCAATACCGTGTTATGTTGGCTAGGTATAGAGGTAAAACAACTTGCTACGATTGCAGAGGAACACGCTTACGTAATGACGCCAACAATGTAAGGTTAATTTCAGCAACAGATTATGCCCAATTAAATCAGTTAAAAGTAACGGACGAACACATGTCGCTATCTGTTTTAATGCTTATGAGTATTGACGATTGCGTAGCATACTTCAAACAGTTAACTTTATCAGAAACACATTCCAAAATAGCACAACGCATACTAACAGAAATAACAAGCAGGCTTAACTTTTTACAAAATGTAGGCTTAGGCTATTTGTCGTTAAACCGCTTGTCCAATACATTAAGTGGGGGCGAAACCCAGCGTATTAATTTAGCTACCTCACTAGGCTCAAGCTTAGTTGGTTCCTTATATATTTTAGATGAGCCAAGTATAGGTTTACACCCGCGCGATACAGAAAACTTAATTAAAGTACTGCATACACTTTGCAATATTGGTAACACCGTAGTGGTAGTTGAGCACGATGAAGAAATTATGCAAACCGCTGACGAGATAATTGACATAGGCCCCTTAGCAGGTATTCATGGTGGGCATAAAGTTTCGCAAGGCAATATTGATTTTATTAAAAACGATAAAAATAGCTTAACAGGAAAATACCTTTCCAATGTAGAAAGAATAGAAGTACCGGGTAAGCGGAGAAAGTGGAAAGATGCCATTGAAATAAAAGGAGCAAGGCAACATAACCTGAAGGGTTTCGATGTAAAGTTTCCATTGCATACTTTTACTGTTGTAACAGGTGTTTCAGGTAGCGGTAAAACCACTTTAATCAAAAAAATACTATATCCTGCGGTTCAAAAGCATTTAGGTAATTACAGTGGCGAAAAAACCGGAGCTCATGAAAGTATAACAGGTAGCATCAAATCAATTACACAAGTTGAAATGATTGACCAAAACCCGATTGGAAAATCGAGCAGGAGTAACCCGATTACTTATATTAAAGCCTACGATGCCATCAGGGATTTATATGCACAATTGCCTATTTCAAAAGCACGCGGATTTAAACCACAACACTTTAGTTTTAATGTAGAAGGAGGTCGTTGCGAAACTTGTCAGGGCGAGGGGGAAGTAACTATCGAAATGCAATTTATGGCCGACATACACTTAACATGTGAGGAATGTAAAGGCCAGCGTTTTAAAGAAGAAGTATTAGATGCCAAACACAATGGCAAAAGCATTAGCGATTTATTGAGCTTAAGTGTTGATGAAGCATTGGAATTCTTTCATGATGAAACAAGCATAGCCAATAAAATAAAACCACTGAGCGATGTCGGCTTGGGTTATATAAAATTAGGTCAGTCAAGCAATACATTAAGTGGAGGAGAAGCGCAAAGAGTTAAGCTGGCATCGTTTTTAGGCAAAAGAAATAGCACCGAGCATATCCTGTTTATTTTTGATGAACCAACCACAGGATTGCATTTTAACGATATCAAAAAACTATTGGCCTCATTCAATGCATTAATTGATCAAGGGCATTCCATTATAGTGATAGAGCACAATATGGATGTGGCTAAATGTGCAGATTGGATTATTGATTTAGGTCCACAAGCAGGCGAAAATGGTGGCAATTTGGTTTTTGCCGGTTTACCGGAAGACTTAATTAATAATACAGAAAGCTATACTGCTCAATACCTAAAAACGAAATTGGTATAA
- a CDS encoding glycosyltransferase family 39 protein, which produces MYKVIAKHPYFYVAIWGLLLFIPFLGNVHLFDWDEINFAENSREMLLTGNYQQVQINFQPFWEKPPLFFWLQTICYHIFGVNEFAARLPNALVGITALLAVFYVGKKYFNSQFAWIWVLCITGSFTPHLYYKSGIIDPIYNLFIAASIFQFFLIAKSNSFKQKNIHSLYAGLLIGAAIITKGPAALLICILSIIVYVAINKFKFFFGLIQVFICALAAFAVSATWFGWELMQHGSVFLKEFILYQIDLFRNPVAGHGQPFWYHPLVVLLGCFPISILAINLLFKRKLNDLNPPQAAIFRWSQVLFWVVLILFSIVKTKIVHYSSACYLPLSFLAAYAISQSLINKETVAPWKRYFILIAGVLLGILLSLITLIDLFKGSLLPYIDDDFAKASLSIDANWSGFEVLFGFVFIAIITVSVFYLKRVELTKAYYGLLVMISLFLPLYMAFVVPKIEQYSQGPAITMLQKIADENCYVTTLGYKSYAHYFYGNVKPYKNDSARSNNWLLTGKIDKPVYFLLHVNDTQNHTNEYMHIVDQEGGFLMMQRNPQ; this is translated from the coding sequence ATGTATAAAGTTATAGCAAAGCATCCTTATTTTTATGTAGCAATTTGGGGTCTTTTATTATTTATCCCTTTTTTAGGCAATGTACATTTGTTTGATTGGGACGAAATAAATTTTGCTGAAAACTCACGCGAAATGTTGCTTACAGGAAACTACCAGCAAGTGCAAATTAATTTCCAGCCCTTTTGGGAGAAACCACCTTTATTCTTTTGGCTGCAAACCATATGTTATCATATATTTGGTGTGAATGAATTTGCCGCAAGACTACCGAACGCGCTGGTTGGTATAACCGCTTTATTAGCGGTTTTTTATGTTGGTAAAAAGTATTTCAACAGTCAGTTTGCCTGGATTTGGGTTTTATGTATTACCGGTAGTTTTACACCACATTTATACTATAAAAGCGGAATCATTGACCCCATTTACAATCTGTTTATAGCGGCAAGCATATTCCAGTTTTTTTTAATTGCAAAAAGTAACTCCTTTAAACAAAAAAACATCCATTCGTTATATGCCGGTTTATTAATTGGAGCCGCTATTATTACCAAAGGGCCGGCTGCTTTGCTTATATGTATTCTATCCATAATAGTATATGTTGCTATCAATAAGTTTAAATTCTTTTTTGGCTTAATACAAGTATTTATTTGTGCTTTAGCAGCGTTTGCGGTAAGTGCAACATGGTTTGGCTGGGAGTTAATGCAACACGGAAGTGTATTTTTAAAAGAGTTTATTTTATACCAGATAGATTTATTTAGAAACCCCGTAGCAGGACATGGACAACCTTTTTGGTACCACCCTTTAGTAGTTTTATTAGGTTGTTTTCCTATTTCCATTTTAGCTATCAATTTATTGTTTAAAAGAAAACTAAACGATTTAAATCCGCCTCAGGCAGCCATTTTCAGATGGAGTCAGGTTTTATTTTGGGTAGTACTTATTTTATTCAGTATAGTTAAAACAAAAATTGTTCATTACTCATCAGCTTGTTATTTGCCTTTAAGTTTTTTAGCTGCTTATGCCATTAGTCAGAGCTTAATTAACAAAGAAACAGTAGCACCCTGGAAACGTTATTTTATATTGATAGCAGGTGTATTATTAGGCATATTGCTTTCATTGATTACGTTAATAGATTTATTTAAGGGTAGCCTATTACCTTATATTGATGATGATTTTGCAAAAGCATCATTAAGCATAGATGCCAACTGGAGCGGTTTTGAAGTGCTATTTGGTTTTGTATTTATTGCCATTATTACGGTGAGTGTATTTTATTTAAAAAGAGTAGAATTAACAAAAGCATATTACGGCTTACTCGTTATGATTTCACTTTTCTTACCGCTTTACATGGCTTTTGTAGTACCTAAAATAGAGCAATATTCGCAGGGGCCGGCTATTACCATGTTGCAAAAAATAGCCGATGAAAATTGTTATGTAACTACCTTGGGCTATAAAAGTTATGCGCATTACTTTTATGGCAATGTAAAACCCTATAAAAACGATTCGGCCAGGAGCAACAATTGGTTACTCACCGGTAAAATAGATAAACCCGTTTATTTTCTTTTACATGTAAACGATACGCAAAACCATACCAACGAGTACATGCATATAGTTGACCAAGAAGGTGGTTTTTTAATGATGCAAAGAAACCCTCAATAA
- a CDS encoding RagB/SusD family nutrient uptake outer membrane protein: MKNRNKITIIFSILLIGLGSCTKWTEIKPEGFLLEGEAVKSGQDVIKIVNSTYDALANRLNGNAQIYSDLLGDELADYNINGDRREMYTRGVIAFNATATDNYRGIYRCVFRANTCLDYIQKFNDLTETQKSTLEGELKFIRALSHFEIAKLYAHPKGSSPLIDGNKTQSGIPLRKKVSIDPVLRSTINEMYSYIEEDLLAAISLLPNSNPANTTRKVYADKIAAKALLAKVYFQSNQYQKAIDILNDVLSDNAYQLSDSLNHFDNASFSKEYLFQFVSTGTGDNRAAGYTGNYRSDNVAVPNMQISKLAYDYMNQDTTDKRLGLIKVINKGKPEEVYGSKKFDYDFFDVPYLLLTDMYLMRAEALAITNQNLTTAATDVNKIISRSYITPAPKLLTGAELPDVIKAKVRDERRREFLLEGDRIQSFKRIGANGETQTPNTIRNAEFNCNGLVFAFPQTEVTIGFTQNPTQACN; this comes from the coding sequence ATGAAAAACAGAAATAAAATAACAATTATATTTAGCATACTATTAATAGGTTTAGGCTCTTGTACCAAATGGACAGAAATAAAACCGGAAGGATTTTTATTAGAAGGTGAGGCAGTTAAAAGCGGTCAAGATGTAATAAAAATAGTAAACTCAACTTACGATGCTTTAGCCAACAGGTTAAATGGTAATGCGCAAATTTATAGCGATTTGTTAGGTGATGAATTAGCAGATTATAATATTAATGGCGACAGAAGAGAAATGTACACAAGAGGTGTAATAGCCTTTAATGCTACAGCAACCGATAATTACAGGGGAATTTACCGCTGTGTGTTCCGTGCCAATACTTGCCTGGATTATATTCAAAAGTTTAACGACTTAACTGAAACTCAAAAAAGCACTTTAGAAGGAGAGTTAAAATTTATCCGGGCTTTATCGCATTTTGAAATAGCTAAATTATATGCGCATCCAAAAGGTTCGTCACCATTAATTGATGGTAATAAAACCCAATCAGGTATTCCGTTACGTAAAAAAGTATCTATCGATCCTGTATTGAGAAGCACCATTAACGAAATGTACAGCTATATTGAAGAAGATTTATTAGCAGCTATATCATTATTGCCAAACAGCAACCCGGCTAATACTACCCGAAAAGTGTATGCTGATAAAATTGCAGCTAAAGCATTATTGGCCAAAGTATATTTTCAAAGCAATCAATACCAAAAAGCCATTGATATACTAAACGATGTATTAAGCGATAATGCTTATCAATTAAGCGATAGTTTAAATCACTTTGACAATGCAAGCTTTAGTAAAGAATATTTGTTTCAATTTGTAAGTACCGGAACTGGCGATAACAGAGCAGCAGGATATACAGGAAATTACAGAAGCGATAATGTAGCCGTACCTAATATGCAAATTTCAAAACTGGCATACGACTACATGAATCAAGATACTACTGACAAAAGATTGGGTTTAATTAAAGTAATAAACAAAGGAAAGCCTGAAGAAGTATATGGCTCTAAAAAGTTTGATTACGACTTTTTTGATGTACCTTATTTATTGTTAACCGATATGTATTTAATGCGCGCTGAAGCTTTGGCTATTACCAACCAAAACTTAACAACTGCTGCAACCGATGTGAACAAAATTATATCAAGGTCATATATAACACCTGCACCTAAATTATTGACAGGAGCAGAATTACCGGATGTGATAAAAGCAAAAGTAAGAGATGAAAGACGCAGGGAGTTTTTATTAGAAGGCGATAGAATTCAAAGCTTTAAAAGAATAGGAGCTAATGGAGAAACACAGACACCAAATACAATCAGAAATGCTGAATTTAACTGCAATGGTCTTGTTTTTGCTTTTCCACAAACAGAGGTAACTATTGGGTTTACTCAGAACCCAACACAAGCATGTAACTAG